In Deltaproteobacteria bacterium, a genomic segment contains:
- a CDS encoding ABC transporter ATP-binding protein: protein MEYHASLHDVWKAFGERSVLEGASLDLRPGEITVVIGGSGCGKSTLLRILLGLESYERGSVRLFGREVSALSRSEQSELMMRVGMLFQFGALFDSMTVGENVGFALRYVQRRPEDEIAQRVRENLALVGLRDVEALYPAQLSGGMRKRVALARAIAHKPTLLCVDEPTTGLDPIMSDTINELILQMRERLGVTVLCITHDLTAAFKIGDRIAMMHDRRIAAFGTPEEVRASSNPAVRQFVAGSAYGPLS from the coding sequence ATCGAGTACCACGCATCGCTGCATGACGTGTGGAAGGCGTTCGGCGAGCGCAGCGTCCTGGAAGGCGCGTCGCTCGACCTGCGGCCCGGCGAGATCACCGTCGTGATCGGCGGCAGCGGCTGCGGCAAGTCGACGCTGCTGCGCATTCTGCTCGGGCTCGAAAGCTACGAGCGCGGCTCGGTGCGCCTGTTCGGCCGCGAGGTGAGCGCGCTCAGCCGCAGCGAGCAGAGCGAGCTGATGATGCGGGTGGGGATGCTGTTTCAGTTCGGCGCGCTGTTCGACTCGATGACGGTGGGCGAGAACGTCGGCTTCGCGCTGCGCTACGTGCAGCGGCGCCCCGAGGACGAGATCGCGCAGCGCGTGCGCGAGAACCTCGCGCTCGTGGGCCTGCGCGACGTCGAGGCGCTCTATCCCGCGCAGCTCTCGGGCGGCATGCGCAAGCGCGTCGCGCTCGCGCGCGCGATCGCGCACAAGCCGACGCTGCTGTGCGTCGACGAGCCGACGACCGGCCTCGACCCGATCATGTCCGACACGATCAACGAGCTGATCCTGCAGATGCGCGAGCGACTCGGCGTGACGGTGCTGTGCATCACGCACGATCTCACCGCCGCGTTCAAGATCGGGGATCGGATCGCCATGATGCACGACCGGCGGATTGCTGCTTTTGGGACGCCTGAGGAGGTGCGGGCGTCTTCGAATCCGGCGGTGAGGCAGTTTGTGGCTGGGAGTGCTTACGGACCTTTGTCTTAG
- the purD gene encoding phosphoribosylamine--glycine ligase — protein sequence MRVLVVGSGGREHALAWKLAQSPRVEAVVAAPGSDGIATVARCLPGVAATDARGLIEAARAERVGLVVIGPEDPLALGVADALRAAGLAVFGPSAKAAQLEASKGFAREFMARHGIPHPRFARCSDLASAQREVRARGGKCVVKADGLAAGKGVAVCASEPDALAALDEMMGAQRFGAAGASVVIEDVLAGEEASYLVVTDGTRVVPFAPAQDHKRALDGDRGENTGGMGTYTPAPLVTEAVEKRVLEEIVHPTLRGMRAEGNPFSGVLYVGLMIDPSGAPSVVEFNCRFGDPETQVLMAQMEHDLLPLLDGAARGQLDDSLVARGDGAAVCVVLASGGYPREFEKGKAIRGLDAAAQVPGVVVFHAGSKRVGDTFATNGGRVLGVTARGASFAEARERAYAAADRIAFDGMHMRRDIGARALAR from the coding sequence ATGCGGGTTCTTGTCGTCGGAAGCGGTGGGCGTGAGCACGCGCTCGCTTGGAAGCTCGCGCAGAGCCCGCGCGTCGAGGCGGTGGTTGCGGCGCCGGGGAGTGATGGGATCGCGACCGTCGCGAGGTGCCTGCCGGGCGTCGCGGCGACGGATGCGCGGGGGCTGATCGAGGCGGCGCGGGCGGAGCGCGTCGGGCTCGTGGTGATCGGGCCCGAGGATCCGCTCGCGCTCGGCGTTGCGGATGCGCTGCGCGCGGCGGGGCTGGCGGTGTTCGGGCCTTCGGCGAAGGCGGCGCAGCTCGAGGCGAGCAAGGGGTTTGCGCGCGAGTTCATGGCGCGGCACGGGATTCCGCATCCGCGCTTCGCGCGCTGCAGCGATCTCGCGAGCGCGCAGCGGGAAGTGCGCGCGCGCGGCGGGAAGTGCGTGGTGAAGGCAGACGGGCTCGCGGCGGGGAAGGGCGTCGCGGTGTGCGCGAGCGAGCCGGATGCGCTCGCGGCCCTCGACGAGATGATGGGCGCGCAGCGCTTCGGCGCGGCGGGCGCGAGCGTCGTGATCGAGGACGTGCTCGCCGGCGAAGAGGCGAGCTACTTGGTCGTTACGGACGGCACGCGCGTCGTGCCGTTCGCGCCCGCGCAGGATCACAAGCGCGCGCTCGATGGCGACCGCGGCGAGAACACGGGCGGCATGGGCACGTACACGCCGGCGCCACTCGTTACGGAGGCCGTCGAGAAGCGCGTGCTCGAGGAGATCGTGCACCCCACGCTGCGCGGCATGCGCGCCGAGGGCAATCCGTTCAGCGGCGTGCTCTACGTCGGCCTGATGATCGACCCGAGCGGCGCGCCTTCGGTCGTCGAGTTCAATTGCCGCTTCGGCGACCCGGAGACGCAGGTCCTGATGGCGCAGATGGAGCACGACCTCTTGCCGCTGCTCGACGGCGCGGCGCGCGGGCAGCTCGACGACTCGCTCGTGGCGCGGGGCGACGGCGCGGCGGTGTGCGTCGTGCTCGCGTCGGGCGGTTACCCGCGCGAGTTCGAGAAGGGCAAAGCGATTCGCGGCCTCGACGCCGCCGCTCAGGTGCCGGGCGTCGTCGTGTTTCACGCCGGCTCGAAGCGCGTGGGCGACACGTTCGCGACGAACGGCGGGCGCGTGCTCGGCGTGACCGCGCGCGGCGCGAGCTTCGCCGAGGCGCGCGAGCGCGCGTACGCGGCGGCCGATCGCATCGCGTTCGACGGCATGCACATGCGCCGCGACATCGGCGCACGCGCACTCGCGCGATGA
- a CDS encoding threonylcarbamoyl-AMP synthase, whose amino-acid sequence MTTLSLAEAAARIRRGELVAYPTETVWGLAADARNEAAVRKLRAWKGRDAEKPMSVLVSDYAALETLGAETTPLAARLAAKFWPGPLTLVVRCEHAFARGVASEDGGVGFRCSPHPVARALAREAGVITATSFNRSGDAACATRADAEACADAQVALVAGEDASGATPSSVVDASGARLRVLREGAIPAHVLGAASSGEMRG is encoded by the coding sequence ATGACGACGCTGAGCCTCGCCGAAGCCGCCGCGCGCATTCGCCGCGGCGAGCTCGTCGCGTACCCGACCGAGACGGTGTGGGGCCTCGCGGCCGACGCGCGCAACGAAGCCGCGGTGCGGAAGCTGCGCGCCTGGAAGGGGCGCGACGCCGAGAAGCCGATGTCGGTGCTGGTGAGTGATTACGCTGCGCTCGAGACGCTCGGCGCGGAGACGACGCCACTCGCGGCGAGGCTCGCCGCGAAGTTCTGGCCGGGCCCGCTCACGCTCGTCGTGCGCTGCGAGCACGCCTTCGCGCGCGGCGTCGCGAGTGAGGACGGCGGCGTCGGCTTTCGCTGCTCGCCGCATCCCGTCGCGCGCGCGCTCGCGCGCGAGGCGGGAGTGATCACGGCGACGAGCTTCAACCGCTCGGGCGACGCCGCGTGCGCGACGCGCGCCGACGCGGAGGCGTGCGCCGACGCGCAGGTTGCACTCGTGGCGGGCGAAGACGCCTCGGGCGCGACGCCGAGCAGCGTCGTCGACGCGAGCGGCGCGCGGCTGCGCGTGCTGCGCGAAGGTGCGATCCCGGCGCACGTTCTGGGAGCGGCGTCATCAGGAGAAATGCGTGGCTGA
- a CDS encoding DUF1015 domain-containing protein — MAEIRPFRALRYDPARVELDRVLAPVYDVVTPEDRVRFYEKDPHNAIRLELTKEVAQEASTDYSEVAHTLSAWRRDGVLKLDAQPALYALRQRFSAPDGRALARTGFFCALRLEDYAKRIVRPHERTLAGPKADRLKILRASRTNLSAVFLLYEDQDGKLDALLEQALAASEPQRAHDAGGVTQELVAVTDANAIAEVQRFLASRPLVIADGHHRYETGLAYQAERRASASEARSEAKPSEVERGSDASADSIFVYLANAYSAGSLLLPIHRLLVKAPAPSEARWSELARAGWQHRSVAASSPAQVEAALRDALAQHTGAPAFAADDGKGQLRVFWKAASAELSIEVFHREIVVGFFGLDEAAVRDGAVAFPKAIQEAAKDVRAGRGSVALYLNPLRPDDVFRVTGAGATLPQKSTFFYPKLPTGLLFRSLDES; from the coding sequence GTGGCTGAGATTCGCCCGTTTCGGGCGCTGCGATACGACCCTGCGCGCGTCGAGCTCGATCGCGTGCTCGCGCCCGTCTACGACGTGGTCACGCCCGAAGACCGCGTGCGCTTCTACGAGAAGGATCCGCACAACGCGATTCGCCTCGAGCTGACCAAGGAAGTCGCGCAGGAGGCGAGCACGGACTACTCCGAAGTCGCGCACACGCTCTCGGCGTGGCGCCGCGACGGCGTGCTGAAGCTCGACGCGCAGCCCGCGCTCTACGCGCTCCGCCAGCGCTTCAGCGCGCCCGACGGCCGCGCGCTCGCGCGCACGGGCTTCTTCTGCGCGCTTCGGCTCGAGGACTACGCGAAGCGCATCGTGCGTCCCCACGAGCGCACGCTCGCGGGGCCGAAGGCGGATCGCCTGAAGATCCTGCGCGCGTCGCGCACGAACCTCTCCGCGGTGTTCCTGCTCTACGAGGATCAAGACGGGAAGCTCGACGCACTGCTCGAGCAGGCGCTCGCCGCAAGCGAGCCGCAGCGCGCGCACGATGCGGGTGGCGTGACGCAAGAGCTCGTGGCGGTGACCGACGCGAACGCGATCGCCGAGGTGCAGCGCTTCCTCGCGTCGCGTCCGCTCGTGATCGCCGACGGCCATCATCGCTACGAGACGGGGCTCGCGTATCAGGCCGAGCGCCGCGCCTCCGCAAGCGAAGCGCGCAGCGAGGCGAAGCCGAGCGAAGTTGAACGCGGCAGCGACGCGAGTGCTGATTCCATCTTCGTGTACCTGGCGAACGCGTACTCCGCGGGCTCGCTGTTGTTGCCGATTCACCGGCTGCTCGTGAAGGCGCCCGCGCCGAGCGAGGCGCGCTGGAGCGAGCTCGCGCGCGCGGGCTGGCAGCACCGCAGCGTGGCGGCGAGCTCGCCCGCGCAGGTCGAGGCCGCACTGCGCGACGCACTGGCACAGCACACCGGTGCGCCGGCGTTCGCGGCGGACGACGGCAAGGGGCAACTGCGCGTGTTCTGGAAAGCGGCGAGCGCCGAGCTCTCGATCGAGGTCTTCCACCGCGAGATCGTGGTCGGGTTCTTCGGCCTCGACGAAGCCGCGGTCCGCGATGGCGCGGTCGCGTTCCCGAAGGCGATCCAGGAGGCGGCGAAGGACGTGCGCGCGGGCCGCGGCTCGGTCGCGCTCTACCTGAATCCGCTGCGGCCGGACGACGTGTTCCGCGTGACCGGCGCCGGCGCGACGCTCCCGCAGAAGTCGACGTTCTTCTACCCGAAGCTGCCGACCGGGCTCCTGTTCCGCTCGCTGGACGAAAGTTGA
- a CDS encoding DUF721 domain-containing protein encodes MSRRRTPVPKDPARVDGRRIDRVLAELGYDPNAPALRLLKVWESAVGPEIAKHCEPTDWQGGTLELTVATPVWAQQVALRKPIILAGLRSALGSDAPTDLRTRVR; translated from the coding sequence TTGAGCCGCCGCAGGACGCCGGTTCCGAAGGACCCCGCCCGTGTGGACGGGCGCCGCATCGACCGGGTGCTCGCCGAGCTCGGCTATGACCCGAACGCGCCGGCCCTCCGCCTGCTGAAGGTATGGGAGAGCGCGGTCGGCCCGGAGATCGCGAAGCACTGCGAGCCCACGGACTGGCAGGGCGGCACGCTCGAGCTGACGGTCGCGACCCCGGTGTGGGCGCAGCAGGTGGCGCTGCGCAAGCCGATCATCCTGGCCGGCCTCCGGAGCGCGCTCGGAAGCGACGCACCGACGGACCTGCGCACGCGAGTCCGCTAA
- the rpsN gene encoding 30S ribosomal protein S14 has translation MAKLSQTLRDNKRARMMKKYAARRADLRSKLQDPNASLEEKFAAQEGFAKLPRNSCKTRQSRRCRITGRSHAVYRKFGVSRIMLREMALRGELPGVRKASW, from the coding sequence ATGGCCAAGCTTTCCCAGACGCTGCGCGACAACAAGCGCGCGCGCATGATGAAGAAGTACGCGGCGCGGCGCGCCGACCTGCGCAGCAAGCTGCAAGATCCGAACGCCTCGCTCGAGGAGAAGTTCGCGGCGCAGGAAGGCTTCGCGAAGCTGCCGCGCAACTCGTGCAAGACGCGCCAGTCGCGCCGCTGCCGCATCACCGGCCGCTCGCACGCCGTGTACAGGAAGTTCGGCGTGTCGCGCATCATGCTGCGCGAGATGGCGCTGCGCGGTGAGCTGCCCGGCGTACGCAAGGCGAGCTGGTAG
- a CDS encoding type B 50S ribosomal protein L31, producing the protein MKEGIHPDYHAVLFIDSATGREWLSRSTLKSSEKRKIDGNDVPVVHLDISAESHPFWTGQQRSLDTEGRVDRFKKRYAKKKG; encoded by the coding sequence ATGAAGGAAGGCATTCACCCCGACTACCACGCGGTGCTGTTCATCGACAGCGCCACCGGCCGCGAGTGGCTCTCGCGCTCGACCCTGAAGTCGAGCGAGAAGCGCAAGATCGACGGCAACGACGTGCCGGTCGTGCACCTCGACATCTCTGCGGAGAGCCACCCGTTCTGGACGGGTCAGCAGCGCTCGCTCGACACGGAAGGCCGCGTCGACCGCTTCAAAAAGCGCTACGCGAAGAAGAAGGGCTGA
- the rpmB gene encoding 50S ribosomal protein L28 produces MPRRCHLTGSKVQSGQNVSHSNRKSKRTFEPNLQRVHLMSDALGRQVHVRVSTRALRTVTKVGGLDAFLLGTDDTKLPPEGLSLKRDIQRALR; encoded by the coding sequence ATGCCGCGCCGCTGCCATCTCACGGGGTCGAAGGTCCAGTCGGGCCAGAACGTCTCGCACTCGAACCGCAAGTCGAAGCGCACGTTCGAGCCGAACCTGCAGCGCGTTCACCTGATGAGCGACGCGCTCGGCCGCCAGGTGCACGTGCGCGTCTCGACGCGCGCGCTGCGCACCGTCACGAAGGTGGGGGGCCTCGACGCGTTCCTGCTCGGCACCGACGACACGAAGCTGCCGCCGGAGGGGCTGTCGCTGAAGCGCGACATCCAGCGCGCGCTGCGATAG
- a CDS encoding enoyl-CoA hydratase/isomerase family protein, with protein sequence MSTYQFILVDDPRPKIRRITLNRPEKRNALNNGIRGEIFAALEAADRDPEVHVSIIRGAGSCFSAGYDLGSNNGANQPFFSAGGDGNWPRHVVDGAFKIWDLAKPVIAQVHGYCLAGGSELMSACDLCYVSEDAKIGYPPVRLMSPPDNQFHAWLAGMRNAMELMLTGDSVDGHEAVRMGLANRCFKNEELETKVLDLAERIAKIPPDLQQLNKRSIHRAMEIMGMRAAIKAGTEIQALAFHQKSSREYLKEFAKGVSQALSKRDAQFGDYRERQK encoded by the coding sequence GTGAGCACGTACCAGTTCATCCTCGTCGACGATCCGCGCCCGAAGATCCGGCGCATCACGCTGAACCGCCCGGAGAAGCGGAACGCGCTGAACAACGGCATTCGCGGCGAGATCTTCGCGGCGCTGGAAGCCGCGGACCGCGATCCCGAGGTTCACGTCTCGATCATTCGCGGCGCGGGCTCGTGCTTCTCCGCCGGCTACGACCTCGGCAGTAACAACGGCGCGAATCAGCCGTTCTTCAGCGCGGGCGGCGACGGCAACTGGCCGCGCCACGTCGTCGACGGCGCGTTCAAGATCTGGGATCTCGCGAAGCCCGTGATCGCGCAGGTGCACGGCTACTGCCTCGCGGGCGGCAGCGAGCTGATGAGCGCGTGCGACCTCTGTTACGTGAGCGAGGACGCGAAGATCGGCTACCCGCCGGTGCGCCTGATGAGTCCGCCCGACAACCAGTTCCACGCCTGGCTCGCCGGAATGCGCAACGCGATGGAGCTGATGCTCACGGGCGACTCGGTCGACGGGCACGAGGCCGTGCGCATGGGCCTCGCGAACCGCTGCTTCAAGAACGAGGAGCTCGAGACGAAGGTGCTCGACCTGGCGGAGCGCATCGCGAAGATTCCGCCCGACCTGCAGCAGCTGAACAAGCGCTCGATCCACCGCGCGATGGAGATCATGGGCATGCGCGCCGCGATCAAGGCGGGCACCGAGATCCAGGCGCTCGCGTTCCACCAGAAGTCGTCGCGCGAGTATCTGAAGGAGTTCGCGAAGGGCGTGAGTCAAGCGCTCAGCAAGCGCGACGCGCAGTTCGGCGACTATCGCGAGAGGCAGAAGTAG
- a CDS encoding N-acetyl-gamma-glutamyl-phosphate reductase has translation MRVGIAGISGYGGTELLRLCGAHPRFRVAYAAGDSSAGQKLAQRFPALAGSATGEVVIEAFDPAALANVDVLFASLPTGKSREPLARVDARVRVVDVGGDHRFVDGWTYGLSELPGQRAKIRGATRLANPGCYPAASLLALAPLLHAGLVESQGIVIDAKSGVTGAGRGGASDFGYAETNEDVFAYGLHAHAHVPEIESALAQVAGRAATVAFTPHLVPMSRGILATCYARPRAAVTAAQCSEAARALYASEPFVKVREVEKDGRSPHTGWATATNLCFVSYAVNARTGLVVATGAIDNLGKGAAGQAIQNANLMCGIPEVSGLEGLPVWP, from the coding sequence ATCCGCGTCGGCATTGCGGGGATCAGCGGCTACGGCGGCACCGAGTTGTTACGGCTGTGCGGCGCGCACCCGCGCTTCCGCGTCGCGTACGCCGCGGGCGACAGCAGCGCGGGGCAGAAGCTCGCGCAGCGCTTCCCCGCGCTCGCGGGCTCGGCGACGGGCGAGGTCGTGATCGAGGCGTTCGATCCGGCGGCGCTCGCGAACGTGGACGTGCTGTTCGCGTCGCTGCCCACGGGGAAGTCGCGCGAGCCGCTCGCTCGCGTCGATGCGCGCGTGCGCGTCGTCGACGTCGGCGGCGATCACCGCTTCGTGGATGGCTGGACGTATGGCCTCAGCGAGCTGCCCGGCCAGCGCGCGAAGATTCGCGGCGCAACGCGCCTCGCGAACCCCGGCTGCTACCCCGCGGCGTCGCTGCTCGCGCTCGCGCCGCTGCTCCACGCGGGCCTGGTCGAGAGCCAAGGCATCGTGATCGACGCGAAGAGCGGCGTCACCGGCGCGGGCCGCGGCGGCGCGAGCGACTTCGGCTACGCCGAGACGAACGAGGATGTGTTCGCGTACGGCCTCCACGCGCATGCCCACGTGCCGGAGATCGAGTCGGCGCTCGCGCAGGTCGCGGGCCGCGCCGCGACCGTCGCATTCACGCCGCACCTCGTGCCGATGTCGCGCGGCATCCTCGCGACTTGTTACGCCCGCCCGCGCGCGGCAGTCACCGCGGCGCAGTGCAGCGAGGCGGCGCGCGCGCTCTACGCGAGCGAGCCGTTCGTGAAGGTGCGCGAGGTCGAGAAAGACGGGCGCAGCCCGCACACCGGCTGGGCGACCGCGACGAACCTGTGCTTCGTCAGCTACGCGGTCAACGCGCGCACCGGCCTCGTCGTCGCCACGGGCGCGATCGACAACCTCGGCAAAGGCGCCGCGGGCCAGGCCATCCAAAACGCGAACCTGATGTGCGGAATCCCCGAAGTTTCGGGGCTCGAGGGCCTGCCGGTTTGGCCTTGA
- a CDS encoding MaoC family dehydratase N-terminal domain-containing protein → MAKIEITPAMRAVVGVESPPWTHEVTTTSVRAFARGVGYTDPVYFDEAAAKKAGYRSLPAPATYFGTAIFIPGKSNDTFSGPMLPGPRLEHGLRNVLDGGAETEYFEDICAGDTLTVTGQVAGLDVRETKAMGEMLIVTNLTTVKNQHGRVVATQRSQGLFY, encoded by the coding sequence ATGGCCAAGATCGAGATCACGCCTGCGATGCGCGCCGTGGTCGGCGTCGAGTCGCCGCCGTGGACGCACGAAGTCACCACCACGAGCGTGCGCGCCTTCGCGCGCGGCGTCGGGTACACGGACCCGGTCTACTTCGACGAAGCCGCCGCGAAGAAGGCCGGCTATCGCAGCCTGCCCGCGCCGGCGACCTACTTCGGCACGGCGATCTTCATCCCCGGCAAGTCCAACGACACGTTCTCCGGCCCGATGCTGCCGGGCCCGCGCCTCGAGCACGGCCTCAGGAACGTGCTCGATGGCGGCGCCGAGACCGAGTACTTCGAGGACATCTGCGCGGGCGACACGCTCACCGTGACCGGCCAGGTCGCGGGCCTCGACGTGCGCGAGACCAAGGCCATGGGCGAGATGCTGATCGTCACGAACCTCACGACCGTGAAGAACCAGCACGGCCGCGTGGTCGCGACGCAGCGCTCGCAGGGTCTGTTCTACTAG
- a CDS encoding enoyl-CoA hydratase/isomerase family protein, protein MADLLFEKRDGVAWITFNRPAVKNALSPEAICRLADALTELRDDDTLRLGVLTGAGSEMFTSGGDLKKLLPLWTGGRQPQDEWDRRVLAEPSVMQAALMKELALDKPLIAAINGDALAGGFELMLACDLRFAVKHARFGLTEVQRALVPGGGSMVRLARQIPFARAMEILLTGDPIPASEALALGLVNRLVEPSELMPAVEAIAARLARNGPLALRAIKRTALETSGVALAEAFAIEARNSAGVMRSADALEGPRAFAEKRAPVYRGT, encoded by the coding sequence ATGGCCGACCTGCTCTTCGAGAAACGCGACGGCGTTGCCTGGATCACCTTCAACCGCCCGGCAGTGAAGAACGCGCTGAGCCCCGAGGCGATCTGCCGGCTCGCGGACGCGCTCACGGAGCTGCGCGACGACGACACACTGCGCCTCGGCGTCCTCACCGGCGCAGGCAGCGAGATGTTCACCTCCGGCGGCGACCTGAAGAAGCTGCTGCCGCTCTGGACGGGCGGCCGGCAGCCGCAGGACGAGTGGGATCGGCGCGTGCTGGCCGAGCCCAGCGTGATGCAGGCCGCGCTGATGAAGGAGCTCGCGCTCGACAAGCCGCTGATCGCCGCGATCAACGGGGATGCGCTCGCGGGCGGCTTCGAGCTGATGCTCGCCTGCGACCTCCGCTTTGCGGTGAAGCACGCGCGCTTCGGGCTGACCGAGGTGCAGCGCGCGCTCGTGCCCGGCGGCGGCTCGATGGTGCGCCTCGCGCGCCAGATCCCGTTCGCGCGCGCGATGGAGATTCTGCTGACGGGCGACCCGATCCCGGCGAGCGAGGCGCTCGCGCTCGGCCTGGTGAATCGCCTCGTCGAGCCGAGCGAGCTGATGCCAGCGGTGGAGGCGATCGCCGCGCGGCTCGCGCGCAACGGGCCGCTCGCACTGCGCGCGATCAAGCGCACCGCGCTCGAGACGAGCGGCGTCGCGCTCGCCGAGGCGTTCGCGATCGAGGCGCGCAACTCCGCGGGCGTGATGCGCAGCGCCGACGCGCTCGAGGGCCCGCGGGCGTTCGCCGAGAAGCGCGCGCCGGTCTACCGCGGGACGTAG
- a CDS encoding LLM class flavin-dependent oxidoreductase has protein sequence MKLLWFHLMPYTDLPDDFREKHSSVWVDVDPTLFDPAKANGMYNDFLDELEFAAEVGFDAVCVNEHHSNGYGLMPSPNLIAATLARRTRDAAICVMGNSLALYNPPTRVAEEFAMLDVISGGRLIAGFPVGTPMDTCYAYGINPSQLRERYHEAHDLVVRAWAAEQAFTFHGRYNQLRYVNPWPKPVQRPHPPIWIPGGASIETWDWCGERDYVYSYLSYFGYKQGIATMRGFWDAMKRLGKEPNPFHAAFLQFVGVAETREEALELYAEPALYFYERCLHVDSRWSAPPGYASEASLRARMKSQVALAAERASEGAAKKSRTTFEDIVRRGYVIIGSPDEVAEQLREVAVDLNVGQLMLLMQYGNMTKDLAFHNTELFAKKVAPQLRGLFENEWENRWWPRPLPLAARATARELRSAQAPRREPKASETSPGGARA, from the coding sequence ATGAAGCTGCTCTGGTTCCATCTCATGCCCTACACGGATCTGCCGGACGACTTCCGCGAGAAGCACTCCTCGGTCTGGGTCGACGTCGACCCCACGCTGTTCGACCCCGCCAAGGCGAACGGCATGTACAACGACTTCCTCGACGAGCTCGAGTTCGCCGCCGAAGTCGGCTTCGATGCGGTGTGCGTGAACGAGCACCACTCGAACGGCTACGGACTCATGCCGTCGCCGAACTTGATCGCCGCCACGCTCGCGCGCCGCACGCGGGACGCAGCGATCTGCGTGATGGGCAACTCGCTCGCGCTCTACAATCCGCCGACCCGCGTCGCGGAGGAGTTCGCGATGCTCGACGTGATCAGCGGCGGGCGGCTGATCGCGGGCTTCCCGGTCGGCACGCCGATGGACACTTGTTACGCCTACGGCATCAACCCGAGCCAGCTGCGCGAGCGTTACCACGAGGCGCACGACCTGGTCGTCAGGGCCTGGGCCGCCGAACAGGCGTTCACGTTTCACGGCCGATACAACCAGCTGCGCTACGTGAACCCGTGGCCGAAGCCGGTGCAGCGCCCGCACCCGCCGATCTGGATCCCGGGCGGCGCGTCGATCGAGACCTGGGATTGGTGCGGCGAGCGCGACTACGTCTACTCGTATCTCTCGTACTTCGGGTACAAGCAGGGCATCGCGACGATGCGCGGCTTCTGGGACGCGATGAAGCGCCTCGGCAAGGAGCCGAACCCGTTCCACGCCGCGTTCTTGCAGTTCGTCGGCGTGGCCGAGACGCGCGAAGAGGCGCTCGAGCTCTACGCCGAGCCCGCGCTCTACTTCTACGAGCGCTGCCTGCACGTCGACTCGCGCTGGTCGGCGCCGCCCGGCTACGCGAGCGAGGCTTCGCTGCGCGCGCGCATGAAGTCGCAGGTGGCGCTCGCCGCAGAGCGCGCGAGCGAGGGCGCGGCGAAGAAGTCGCGCACGACCTTCGAGGACATCGTGCGCCGCGGCTACGTGATCATCGGCAGCCCCGACGAAGTGGCGGAGCAGCTGCGCGAGGTCGCGGTCGACCTGAACGTGGGCCAGCTCATGCTGCTGATGCAGTACGGCAACATGACCAAAGACCTCGCGTTCCATAACACCGAGCTGTTCGCGAAGAAGGTGGCGCCGCAGCTGCGCGGCCTGTTCGAGAACGAGTGGGAGAACCGGTGGTGGCCGCGACCGCTGCCGCTCGCTGCGCGTGCGACCGCGCGCGAGCTGCGGAGCGCGCAAGCGCCGCGCCGCGAGCCGAAGGCGAGTGAAACAAGCCCGGGAGGCGCACGCGCGTGA
- a CDS encoding alpha/beta fold hydrolase — protein sequence MTTLREHSVRVNGESVRVWEKGAGRTVGVLAGLLGAPRWTPFLESLAQRHHVVVPSLPGHAGGGDFRKLDDIADWVSATLDLLDAADLEGADLVGFGPGAMLAAECAAFSHPVAGKLVLCAPFGLFDASEPVTDFWARRPNQRAATFSAQPAEFARDVLAPPAGADELEHQIAQTRALEAAARLLWPNCDRGLAKRLHRVRNDTLLVWGERDAIVPASYAKKFAAGITGNARVHVIPGAGHVLDHDAPTELAAAIEEFVGE from the coding sequence GTGACCACGTTGCGCGAGCACAGCGTGCGGGTGAACGGCGAGAGCGTGCGCGTGTGGGAGAAGGGCGCGGGGCGAACGGTCGGCGTGCTCGCGGGCCTGCTCGGAGCGCCGCGCTGGACGCCATTTCTCGAGTCGCTCGCGCAGCGGCACCACGTGGTGGTGCCCTCGCTCCCCGGCCACGCGGGCGGCGGCGACTTCCGCAAGCTCGACGACATCGCCGACTGGGTGAGCGCCACGCTCGATTTGCTCGACGCCGCCGATCTCGAAGGCGCCGACCTCGTCGGCTTCGGACCCGGCGCGATGCTCGCGGCCGAGTGCGCCGCGTTCTCGCATCCCGTCGCAGGCAAGCTCGTGCTGTGCGCGCCGTTCGGCCTGTTCGACGCGAGCGAGCCGGTCACCGACTTCTGGGCGCGCCGCCCGAACCAGCGCGCGGCAACGTTCTCCGCGCAGCCAGCCGAGTTCGCGCGCGACGTGCTCGCGCCGCCCGCTGGCGCCGACGAGCTCGAGCACCAGATCGCGCAGACGCGCGCGCTCGAAGCCGCCGCGCGCTTGCTGTGGCCGAACTGCGACCGCGGCCTCGCGAAGCGCCTGCACCGCGTGCGCAACGACACGCTGCTCGTGTGGGGCGAGCGCGACGCGATCGTGCCCGCCAGCTACGCGAAGAAGTTTGCCGCGGGAATCACGGGCAACGCGCGGGTGCACGTCATCCCGGGCGCGGGGCACGTGCTCGATCACGACGCCCCCACGGAGCTCGCCGCGGCGATCGAGGAGTTCGTGGGCGAGTAG